One part of the Rutidosis leptorrhynchoides isolate AG116_Rl617_1_P2 chromosome 1, CSIRO_AGI_Rlap_v1, whole genome shotgun sequence genome encodes these proteins:
- the LOC139858568 gene encoding disease resistance protein RUN1-like, whose product MIGICGISGIGKTTIAKAIYNRLYAHFDVCSFCENVKEVIEKHGMIQLQKQVIEDITKEDLKVSSVGEGSNVLKRIMISKKVLLIIDEADELDYLEALAGSHSWFGPGSLIEDEAMELFSLYAFKQKQLKEEFKGLSDQVVRYMKGHPLALKVLGCFLFGKSLSEWKSELSRLGRIPIDDVQVLISHYSLNKKRNPA is encoded by the exons ATGATTGGAATATGCGGTATCAGTGGTATTGGAAAGACCACAATTGCTAAAGCTATTTACAACAGACTGTACGCTCACTTTGACGTCTGCAGTTTCTGTGAAAACGTGAAGGAAGTTATCGAAAAACATGGAATGATTCAACTTCAAAAGCAAGTTATAGAAGACATCACAAAAGAAGATTTGAAAGTAAGTAGTGTTGGTGAAGGAAGTAATGTCTTAAAAAGGATCATGATATCGAAAAAGGTTTTGCTTATTATTGATGAAGCAGATGAATTGGACTATTTGGAAGCTTTAGCTGGTTCGCATAGTTGGTTTGGTCCAGGAAGTTTGATT GAAGATGAAGCTATGGAACTGTTTAGTTTGTATGCATTTAAGCAAAAACAACTGAAAGAGGAGTTTAAAGGGTTATCTGATCAAGTAGTTCGTTATATGAAGGGTCACCCGTTAGCTCTTAAAGTTTTGGGTTGTTTTCTTTTCGGTAAGAGTTTATCTGAATGGAAAAGCGAGTTGAGCAGACTCGGGAGAATTCCTATAGATGACGTTCAAGTACTGATATCGCATTATTCGTTAAATAAGAAACGAAATCCAGCATAG